The Mesorhizobium loti DNA segment CGCCATTTCGCGACCCAGGATCCCTGGAAGTACGGTTCGCCCTATGAGCAGGAAAAATATGAGCGGCAGCTCGAAATTCTGCCTGGCGGTGCCATCGGACGGGCGCTTGAGCTGGCCTGCGCGGAGGGCCACTTCACGCGGCAGCTGGCGCCGCGAGTGGGCCATTTGACCGCAACTGACATCTCCGCCGTAGCCATCGGGCGGGCGCGCGCGCGATGCAGCGATCAGCCGAATGTCGAGTTCGGCGTACTGGATTTCTCTGCCGATACGCTGCCGGGCGAGATGGATCTGATCGTCTGTTCGGAAGTGCTCTACTACCTGGATGATCTCGCCGAGTTGCGGCGCGTCGCTAGAAAACTCGCCGAGGCGTTGGCGCCTGGCGGCAGTTTCATCAGCGCGCATGCATTCGTGCTGCGTGACAATGTTGAAAAGACGGGCTTCGACTGGAACACATTCGGTGCACAAGCGATCTCTGAGGCTCTGGCGGCGACCGAAGGCCTCGTCCTCGAGCAATCGATCCAGACCGAGCTCTATCGCATAGACCGCTTCCGCCGCCTGTCACCAGACGAGGTGGCGGCGGAACCGAGGATTGATCATGTGCCAATCCGCGCCCGCATCGAAATAGGGGTCGCGCGAAAAATCGTCTGGGGCGGGGCGCGGGCCTTGCGCCGCGACGTCGCCCGCAGCGAGCGGCGGCAGCGTGTCCCTGTCCTCATGTATCACAGCATCGCCGATGATGGTCCGGCCGCGCTCGCCCGTTTTCGGTGCACACCCGCCGCGTTCGGCAGCCAGATGGCATGGTTGCGCGCCAATGGCTTTCACGCGATTGCGTCCGAGCAGCTGGAATGGTCCATCGCCGAGCGTGAGCCTTTCGCTGGCCGCCCGGTGCTCATCACCTTCGATGACGGCTTCCAGAACTTTGCCGACCATGCCTGGCCGATCTTGCGCGCCAACGACCTGACCGCGGAAGTGTTCCTGGTGACGGACCTTGTGGGTGAAAGTGCACGGTGGGACGCCCACAGCGGGCCGCCGACGCCGCTTATGGGCGCCGGAACGGTGCGACGCCTCGCCGGTGAGGGTGCCTTCTTCGGAAGCCATATGGCGACGCATCGCGCGATCGATGGTCTGTCGAGCTCCGACTTGGCCGCCGAGCTCCTGCGCTCTCGTATGTTCATCGAACGATGGACTGGTCGGCCGACCACGGCGTTCACGGCACCCTTCTCTGTAACCGACCGACGGCTTGGTCGGCTGGCCAGGGAGTGCGGCTATCGGATCGGCTTCGGCGGCAGACACGGGCCGGCGGGCCTCGATGGTGATCCCATCGACCTTCCACGCATCGAGATTCGCGGGGATCGCTCGCTTGATGACTTTGTTGCCATTGTCGAGGCCGTGCTCGATGAACGGTGAACTTGCCTATTGGGCGACTTGCGACACGGCCGACATCAGCTCCCGTGGGTTTGGCGCCCCAAACATGTATCGCCCACCCTCCGGAACCTCCGTGAAGCTCCAGCGCACGATCCCCTGCCGGTCGAGCAGGAACTGACCGACCAGTTGTCCGTGTCCCGTTGCCATCATCTGTTCGTCGGCTTCGGTCACTTCATAGGGGTCCTTCTTCTCGAGGAACTCGCCGGCCGCAAAAGGATCCATTGGGCCGGGCAGCACGCCTGGTATGTCGACCCGCAAGCCCTTTGCCGCTGCCATCGCGACCTTGTAGGGCCAGTTCGTCTCGTTTTCGGTGAACTCCAGATTGGGCAGTCCAAAAGCGCGATGTGAGGCGCGTTCTGGGTCGGAGGCAGCAAGCAGATTCGGCATCGGGTGGTAGCGGAAATAGAGACGCGCCCGTTCGATCGGCGTGTTGACCACCGTCAGGCTCTCCACACCCTTTTCGCGCAGCTCAGGATCGAGCCGCGCTTGGGCGGCGATATGGCGCCGGCAAAACGCGCAATGCAGACCTCGAAACAGGCCGACCAGCACCGGCTTTTGCCCGCGAAAGTCGTCAAGGGCGATCTTGCCTTCCTGGGTAATGGCGTCGAGTATCACGTTCGGCGCGCGGTCACCCGGTTGAAGCGGTACCAAGTCACTAGGCGCGGACATTTCTACCTCCAACCCCGGCTAGTCGAGAAAAGGTAGCACCACGAGCGATTCCGGGTCGAGCCCGTGCTGGGCGCATATACCCTGCGCCAGGGAAAAGTAGCGCTCGGCCTCAGGCAGATTGTCGAGGTCGAGATTAAGCGTTGCGAGACCATCATAGCACGGAAACAGCAATTGGGGCTCGCCCGTTTCGCGGGCCACGTCCAGCGCGTCGTGGAACAGGCCAACCGCCAGTTCCGGACGGCCGTTGCATTGGTGGATCTGCCCCAGCACGATCAACGGCACCGGCAGGTGCTCGCGCTGGTCGAGTGCCCGGTCGATCTCGATGGCCTTCTCTGCGGCAGGCACGCCCTCTGTCGGACAGCGATCCGTGAAGGTACAGCAAGCGACCGCCAGATTGGCCAACAGGCGCGCCTGGAAGCCCAAATCACCGATACGGCGCGCCACGTCGAGACCGCGCCGACAGACTTCGATCGCCCGTGCCGGATCGATGGTCGTGTAAAGCACGCCGAGATTGGTGTAGCCACGGCACGCAGCGCCCAGCAGACCGGCGGCTTCGGCCAATTCGATGCTGCGCTCAACCTGACGCACGGCCTCATGGTTTCGCCCCAGGCGAGCCAGCGCGACAGCCTTGGTATTGAGTGCCTCGGCGGTCACCAGAGTCGCATCGCGCCCCACCTCGGAGACATGCTCCGTTGTCAGACTGCCTACGCAATCCAGCGCCGCGTCCGCCCATTTTGCCGCGAGAGCGTGATCCCCGCTGCGGAACGCCTGCCGGCCACGCTCTTGCCAGAGATGCGCCTGCTCGACCGGGGCATCCGCTCCCTCGAGGAGCGCTGCCGCTTCGGCGTAGCGGGATTCTGCGTTGTCCCGCTTGCCGACGTCCCAGAGCAGCCTGCCGATCTTGCGCAAAACGCGCGCCGAAGCGACACGATCGGCTGACCCGCGGTATGCCTGCAGCACGGTCTCGTAATGCTGGTGCGCGATCTCGCGGCGGCCTGCCGGGCCGCTCAAATCGGCAATGCGCTCTGCAATTGCCAGTTTGAGCGGTGTTTGCCCGAT contains these protein-coding regions:
- a CDS encoding alkyl hydroperoxide reductase yields the protein MSAPSDLVPLQPGDRAPNVILDAITQEGKIALDDFRGQKPVLVGLFRGLHCAFCRRHIAAQARLDPELREKGVESLTVVNTPIERARLYFRYHPMPNLLAASDPERASHRAFGLPNLEFTENETNWPYKVAMAAAKGLRVDIPGVLPGPMDPFAAGEFLEKKDPYEVTEADEQMMATGHGQLVGQFLLDRQGIVRWSFTEVPEGGRYMFGAPNPRELMSAVSQVAQ